Proteins encoded by one window of Panicum virgatum strain AP13 chromosome 7N, P.virgatum_v5, whole genome shotgun sequence:
- the LOC120682729 gene encoding mRNA turnover protein 4 homolog isoform X2, which translates to MWTDRPLVRDAGAAVLTGVAAAVVLRFWEEVANRALLDQKLCRKLVHISVGLVYFLMWPLFSSEDMYAPFLAPLILIVNIVKVTVIGLSVVKDEGVVNSMTRHGDHRELLKGPLYYACAITLTTMVFWRTSPISIAVICNLCAGDVTLSKTKKKPGLERKGKVVAEIKDAVEQYSSAYVFTYDNMRNQKLKDLREQLKSSSRIFLAGKKVMQIALGRSPADEAKTGLHKLSKFLQGDSGLFFTNLPRDDVERLFQEFEEHDFARTGSTATETVELKEGPLEQFTHEMEPFLRKQGLPVRLNKGVVELVADHVVCEEGRPLSPEAAQTLRLLGLQMATFRLYLVCRWSCDDFEVYSEGLARIRAEDSS; encoded by the exons ATGTGGACGGATAGGCCGCTGGTCcgggacgccggcgccgccgtgctcacCGGAGTCGCCGCGGCTGTCGTGCTCCGCTTCTGGGAGGAGGTAGCCAACCGCGCGCTGCTGGACCAG AAACTCTGCAGGAAGCTGGTGCACATAAGTGTTGGATTAGTGTATTTCCTCATGTGGCCTTTGTTCAG TTCAGAGGATATGTATGCTCCATTCCTTGCTCCGCTTATCCTCATCGTGAACATCGTGAAGGTGACAGTGATTGGGCTTAGTGTGGTCAAAGACGAGGGTGTGGTTAACTCGATGACCAGGCATGGAGATCACAG AGAACTTCTCAAGGGCCCGTTGTACTATGCCTGTGCTATAACTCTGACAACAATGGTTTTCTGGAGGACATCGCCCATCTCAATTGCCGTGATCTGCAATTTGTGCGCGGGAGACG TGACCTTATCCAAGACCAAGAAGAAGCCAGGTCTAGAGCGCAAGGGCAAAGTGGTCGCCGAGATCAAAGACGCCGTCGAACAATACAGCAGCGCCTATGTCTTCACCTACGACAACATGAGGAACCAGAAGCTCAAGGACCTCAGGGAGCAGCTCAAATCCTCTAGTAG GATATTTCTTGCCGGAAAGAAGGTCATGCAGATAGCATTGGGGCGCTCGCCTGCTGATGAAGCTAAAACAGGCCTGCATAAACTTTCCAAG TTCCTTCAAGGTGATTCTGGTCTGTTCTTTACTAATCTTCCAAGGGATGATGTGGAGAG GCTGTTTCAAGAATTTGAGGAGCATGATTTTGCAAGGACAGGAAGTACCGCAACAGAAACG GTGGAACTTAAGGAAGGCCCTCTGGAACAGTTTACTCATGAAATGGAACCCTTTCTGCGCAAGCAAGGACTGCCAGTTCGCCTCAACAAAG GTGTTGTAGAGTTAGTCGCAGATCATGTAGTGTGTGAGGAAGGGAGACCCCTTTCACCAGAAGCAGCACAGACTCTG CGCTTACTTGGGCTACAGATGGCAACATTCCGGCTATACTTAGTGTGCCGCTGGTCTTGTGACGACTTTGAAGTGTACAGTGAAGGCTTGGCACGCATACGAGCTGAAGATTCCTCTTAA
- the LOC120682729 gene encoding ribosome assembly factor mrt4-like isoform X1 yields the protein MWTDRPLVRDAGAAVLTGVAAAVVLRFWEEVANRALLDQKLCRKLVHISVGLVYFLMWPLFSSEDMYAPFLAPLILIVNIVKVTVIGLSVVKDEGVVNSMTRHGDHRELLKGPLYYACAITLTTMVFWRTSPISIAVICNLCAGDVTLSKTKKKPGLERKGKVVAEIKDAVEQYSSAYVFTYDNMRNQKLKDLREQLKSSSRIFLAGKKVMQIALGRSPADEAKTGLHKLSKFLQGDSGLFFTNLPRDDVERLFQEFEEHDFARTGSTATETVELKEGPLEQFTHEMEPFLRKQGLPVRLNKGVVELVADHVVCEEGRPLSPEAAQTLVRTGDYAVFAAYIDLNMSLNELKGASSNFSRRLLGLQMATFRLYLVCRWSCDDFEVYSEGLARIRAEDSS from the exons ATGTGGACGGATAGGCCGCTGGTCcgggacgccggcgccgccgtgctcacCGGAGTCGCCGCGGCTGTCGTGCTCCGCTTCTGGGAGGAGGTAGCCAACCGCGCGCTGCTGGACCAG AAACTCTGCAGGAAGCTGGTGCACATAAGTGTTGGATTAGTGTATTTCCTCATGTGGCCTTTGTTCAG TTCAGAGGATATGTATGCTCCATTCCTTGCTCCGCTTATCCTCATCGTGAACATCGTGAAGGTGACAGTGATTGGGCTTAGTGTGGTCAAAGACGAGGGTGTGGTTAACTCGATGACCAGGCATGGAGATCACAG AGAACTTCTCAAGGGCCCGTTGTACTATGCCTGTGCTATAACTCTGACAACAATGGTTTTCTGGAGGACATCGCCCATCTCAATTGCCGTGATCTGCAATTTGTGCGCGGGAGACG TGACCTTATCCAAGACCAAGAAGAAGCCAGGTCTAGAGCGCAAGGGCAAAGTGGTCGCCGAGATCAAAGACGCCGTCGAACAATACAGCAGCGCCTATGTCTTCACCTACGACAACATGAGGAACCAGAAGCTCAAGGACCTCAGGGAGCAGCTCAAATCCTCTAGTAG GATATTTCTTGCCGGAAAGAAGGTCATGCAGATAGCATTGGGGCGCTCGCCTGCTGATGAAGCTAAAACAGGCCTGCATAAACTTTCCAAG TTCCTTCAAGGTGATTCTGGTCTGTTCTTTACTAATCTTCCAAGGGATGATGTGGAGAG GCTGTTTCAAGAATTTGAGGAGCATGATTTTGCAAGGACAGGAAGTACCGCAACAGAAACG GTGGAACTTAAGGAAGGCCCTCTGGAACAGTTTACTCATGAAATGGAACCCTTTCTGCGCAAGCAAGGACTGCCAGTTCGCCTCAACAAAG GTGTTGTAGAGTTAGTCGCAGATCATGTAGTGTGTGAGGAAGGGAGACCCCTTTCACCAGAAGCAGCACAGACTCTGGTAAGGACAGGAGACTATGCAGTCTTTGCTGCATATATTGATCTAAACATGAGCCTGAACGAACTAAAAGGAGCATCTTCCAATTTTAGTAGA CGCTTACTTGGGCTACAGATGGCAACATTCCGGCTATACTTAGTGTGCCGCTGGTCTTGTGACGACTTTGAAGTGTACAGTGAAGGCTTGGCACGCATACGAGCTGAAGATTCCTCTTAA
- the LOC120682729 gene encoding mRNA turnover protein 4 homolog isoform X3, which yields MWPLFSSEDMYAPFLAPLILIVNIVKVTVIGLSVVKDEGVVNSMTRHGDHRELLKGPLYYACAITLTTMVFWRTSPISIAVICNLCAGDVTLSKTKKKPGLERKGKVVAEIKDAVEQYSSAYVFTYDNMRNQKLKDLREQLKSSSRIFLAGKKVMQIALGRSPADEAKTGLHKLSKFLQGDSGLFFTNLPRDDVERLFQEFEEHDFARTGSTATETVELKEGPLEQFTHEMEPFLRKQGLPVRLNKGVVELVADHVVCEEGRPLSPEAAQTLVRTGDYAVFAAYIDLNMSLNELKGASSNFSRRLLGLQMATFRLYLVCRWSCDDFEVYSEGLARIRAEDSS from the exons ATGTGGCCTTTGTTCAG TTCAGAGGATATGTATGCTCCATTCCTTGCTCCGCTTATCCTCATCGTGAACATCGTGAAGGTGACAGTGATTGGGCTTAGTGTGGTCAAAGACGAGGGTGTGGTTAACTCGATGACCAGGCATGGAGATCACAG AGAACTTCTCAAGGGCCCGTTGTACTATGCCTGTGCTATAACTCTGACAACAATGGTTTTCTGGAGGACATCGCCCATCTCAATTGCCGTGATCTGCAATTTGTGCGCGGGAGACG TGACCTTATCCAAGACCAAGAAGAAGCCAGGTCTAGAGCGCAAGGGCAAAGTGGTCGCCGAGATCAAAGACGCCGTCGAACAATACAGCAGCGCCTATGTCTTCACCTACGACAACATGAGGAACCAGAAGCTCAAGGACCTCAGGGAGCAGCTCAAATCCTCTAGTAG GATATTTCTTGCCGGAAAGAAGGTCATGCAGATAGCATTGGGGCGCTCGCCTGCTGATGAAGCTAAAACAGGCCTGCATAAACTTTCCAAG TTCCTTCAAGGTGATTCTGGTCTGTTCTTTACTAATCTTCCAAGGGATGATGTGGAGAG GCTGTTTCAAGAATTTGAGGAGCATGATTTTGCAAGGACAGGAAGTACCGCAACAGAAACG GTGGAACTTAAGGAAGGCCCTCTGGAACAGTTTACTCATGAAATGGAACCCTTTCTGCGCAAGCAAGGACTGCCAGTTCGCCTCAACAAAG GTGTTGTAGAGTTAGTCGCAGATCATGTAGTGTGTGAGGAAGGGAGACCCCTTTCACCAGAAGCAGCACAGACTCTGGTAAGGACAGGAGACTATGCAGTCTTTGCTGCATATATTGATCTAAACATGAGCCTGAACGAACTAAAAGGAGCATCTTCCAATTTTAGTAGA CGCTTACTTGGGCTACAGATGGCAACATTCCGGCTATACTTAGTGTGCCGCTGGTCTTGTGACGACTTTGAAGTGTACAGTGAAGGCTTGGCACGCATACGAGCTGAAGATTCCTCTTAA
- the LOC120680891 gene encoding uncharacterized protein ycf23-like, giving the protein MGLRRLCQRFMDYVSDSGGATHVDIACDEDLVKLALNLTTLPICVSSVDPSAVHSAVQAGAKMMGIEFSSEQLTRETRKMLPGITLSVTVPHTLSLPDQMRLAELLEEEGADIIQTEGGKCSSPTKPGVLGLIEKATPTLAAAYSISRAVSIPVMCSSGLSSMTAPMAVTAGAAGVGVGSAVNKLNDVVAMIAEANITYRKEGKATDSDVVAAARLANAHKFIRSLHQGYDTMVG; this is encoded by the exons ATGGGTTTAAGGAGATTGTGTCAACGCTTCATGGACTATGTCAGTGACTCG GGAGGTGCCACCCATGTTGACATAGCATGTGATGAGGACCTAGTAAAGCTTGCTCTGAACCTTACCACCCTTCCG ATTTGCGTCTCATCTGTAGATCCTTCAGCGGTCCATTCTGCAGTACAAGCTGGAGCTAAAATG ATGGGCATCGAGTTCTCTTCTGAGCAG CTGACAAGGGAAACCAGGAAGATGCTTCCAGGCATAACCTTATCAGTAACTGTACCTCACACACTGAGCCTGCCAGATCAG ATGAGACTTGCAGAGCTACTCGAAGAGGAAGGCGCTGATATCATCCAAACTGAAGGCGGAAAATGTTCTAGCCCTACAAAGCCTGGAGTGCTGGGACTAATTGAAAAG GCAACACCAACACTGGCTGCAGCGTACTCCATCTCCAGGGCTGTCAGCATTCCAGTGATGTGCTCGTCTGGTTTAAGCTCGATGACAGCACCAATGGCAGTAACTGCAGGAGCTGCTGGAGTG GGAGTCGGTTCTGCTGTTAACAAACTCAACGACGTTGTGGCGATGATCGCTGAG GCAAACATCACCTACAGAAAGGAAGGGAAAGCGACAGACTCCGATGTTGTGGCTGCTGCACGACTGGCAAATGCTCACAAGTTCATCCGTTCATTGCATCAG ggATATGACACAATGGTTGGGTAG
- the LOC120681568 gene encoding urease accessory protein G-like isoform X6: protein MAEAAGAQAPAHGPEEAPLDAGAIRRDGGGNAAGGSWVGEDGRVWHSHDGLAPHSHEPIYSPGDFTKRAPPLASHAFTDRAFTVGIGGPVGTGKTALMLALCRFLRDKYSLAAVTNDIFTKEDGEFLVKHGALPEERIRAVETGGCPHAAIREDISINLGPLEELSNLYKADLLLCESGGDNLAANFSRELADYIIYIIDVSGGDKIPRKGGPGITQADLLVRHTVINKTDLAPAVGADLAVMERDALRMREGGPFVFAQVKHGVGVEDIVNHILQAWEIATGNKRR from the exons GGATGGCGGTGGCAATGCAGCGGGGGGATCGTGGGTCGGGGAGGACGGTCGCGTGTGGCACTCCCACGACGGCCTCGCGCCGCACTCCCACGAGCCCATCTACTCCCCCGGCGACTTCACcaagcgcgcgccgccgctcgcctcgcaTGCCTTCACCGACCGCGCCTTCACCGTCGGAATTGGCGGCCCCGTCGGCACGGG GAAAACTGCCCTGATGTTAGCACTGTGCAGATTCCTACGTGATAAATATAGTCTTGCTGCG GTCACAAACGACATTTTCACAAAAGAAGATGGGGAATTCTTAGTCAAGCATGGAGCACTCCCAGAAGAGCGCATACGTGCAGTGGAAACTGGAGGGTGCCCTCATGCAGCTATACGTGAAGACATCAGTATAAATCTTGGTCCTCTAGAGGAGCTATCGAACTTGTACAAAGCTGATTTGCTACTCTGTGAATCTGGAGGAG ATAACTTGGCTGCTAACTTTAGCCGAGAATTGGCAGACTACATAATCTACATAATTGATGTCTCTGGTGGGGACAAGATACCAAGAAAAGGTGGCCCTGGGATAACCCAAGCTGATCTTTTGGTGCGTCATACT GTGATAAATAAGACAGACCTTGCCCCGGCTGTTGGAGCTGATCTGGCTGTAATGGAACGAGATGCGCTTCGCATGCGGGAAGGAGGGCCTTTTGTGTTTGCACAG GTGAAACACGGAGTGGGTGTGGAGGATATCGTGAATCATATTCTGCAAGCGTGGGAAATTGCAACCGGGAATAAACGCCGATAA
- the LOC120681568 gene encoding urease accessory protein G-like isoform X5, giving the protein MAEAAGAQAPAHGPEEAPLDAGAIRSFRDGGGNAAGGSWVGEDGRVWHSHDGLAPHSHEPIYSPGDFTKRAPPLASHAFTDRAFTVGIGGPVGTGKTALMLALCRFLRDKYSLAAVTNDIFTKEDGEFLVKHGALPEERIRAVETGGCPHAAIREDISINLGPLEELSNLYKADLLLCESGGDNLAANFSRELADYIIYIIDVSGGDKIPRKGGPGITQADLLVRHTVINKTDLAPAVGADLAVMERDALRMREGGPFVFAQVKHGVGVEDIVNHILQAWEIATGNKRR; this is encoded by the exons TTTCAGGGATGGCGGTGGCAATGCAGCGGGGGGATCGTGGGTCGGGGAGGACGGTCGCGTGTGGCACTCCCACGACGGCCTCGCGCCGCACTCCCACGAGCCCATCTACTCCCCCGGCGACTTCACcaagcgcgcgccgccgctcgcctcgcaTGCCTTCACCGACCGCGCCTTCACCGTCGGAATTGGCGGCCCCGTCGGCACGGG GAAAACTGCCCTGATGTTAGCACTGTGCAGATTCCTACGTGATAAATATAGTCTTGCTGCG GTCACAAACGACATTTTCACAAAAGAAGATGGGGAATTCTTAGTCAAGCATGGAGCACTCCCAGAAGAGCGCATACGTGCAGTGGAAACTGGAGGGTGCCCTCATGCAGCTATACGTGAAGACATCAGTATAAATCTTGGTCCTCTAGAGGAGCTATCGAACTTGTACAAAGCTGATTTGCTACTCTGTGAATCTGGAGGAG ATAACTTGGCTGCTAACTTTAGCCGAGAATTGGCAGACTACATAATCTACATAATTGATGTCTCTGGTGGGGACAAGATACCAAGAAAAGGTGGCCCTGGGATAACCCAAGCTGATCTTTTGGTGCGTCATACT GTGATAAATAAGACAGACCTTGCCCCGGCTGTTGGAGCTGATCTGGCTGTAATGGAACGAGATGCGCTTCGCATGCGGGAAGGAGGGCCTTTTGTGTTTGCACAG GTGAAACACGGAGTGGGTGTGGAGGATATCGTGAATCATATTCTGCAAGCGTGGGAAATTGCAACCGGGAATAAACGCCGATAA
- the LOC120681568 gene encoding urease accessory protein G-like isoform X2, with product MAEAAGAQAPAHGPEEAPLDAGAIRSLPPNSTSKLRSMASHDHHHHHSHDHDHHHHHSHGDGGGNAAGGSWVGEDGRVWHSHDGLAPHSHEPIYSPGDFTKRAPPLASHAFTDRAFTVGIGGPVGTGKTALMLALCRFLRDKYSLAAVTNDIFTKEDGEFLVKHGALPEERIRAVETGGCPHAAIREDISINLGPLEELSNLYKADLLLCESGGDNLAANFSRELADYIIYIIDVSGGDKIPRKGGPGITQADLLVRHTVINKTDLAPAVGADLAVMERDALRMREGGPFVFAQVKHGVGVEDIVNHILQAWEIATGNKRR from the exons CCTGCCTCCCAATTCCACCTCCAAGCTCCGATCCATGGCGTCTCacgatcaccaccaccaccactcccACGACCACGATCACCACCACCATCACTCCCACGG GGATGGCGGTGGCAATGCAGCGGGGGGATCGTGGGTCGGGGAGGACGGTCGCGTGTGGCACTCCCACGACGGCCTCGCGCCGCACTCCCACGAGCCCATCTACTCCCCCGGCGACTTCACcaagcgcgcgccgccgctcgcctcgcaTGCCTTCACCGACCGCGCCTTCACCGTCGGAATTGGCGGCCCCGTCGGCACGGG GAAAACTGCCCTGATGTTAGCACTGTGCAGATTCCTACGTGATAAATATAGTCTTGCTGCG GTCACAAACGACATTTTCACAAAAGAAGATGGGGAATTCTTAGTCAAGCATGGAGCACTCCCAGAAGAGCGCATACGTGCAGTGGAAACTGGAGGGTGCCCTCATGCAGCTATACGTGAAGACATCAGTATAAATCTTGGTCCTCTAGAGGAGCTATCGAACTTGTACAAAGCTGATTTGCTACTCTGTGAATCTGGAGGAG ATAACTTGGCTGCTAACTTTAGCCGAGAATTGGCAGACTACATAATCTACATAATTGATGTCTCTGGTGGGGACAAGATACCAAGAAAAGGTGGCCCTGGGATAACCCAAGCTGATCTTTTGGTGCGTCATACT GTGATAAATAAGACAGACCTTGCCCCGGCTGTTGGAGCTGATCTGGCTGTAATGGAACGAGATGCGCTTCGCATGCGGGAAGGAGGGCCTTTTGTGTTTGCACAG GTGAAACACGGAGTGGGTGTGGAGGATATCGTGAATCATATTCTGCAAGCGTGGGAAATTGCAACCGGGAATAAACGCCGATAA
- the LOC120681568 gene encoding urease accessory protein G-like isoform X1, protein MAEAAGAQAPAHGPEEAPLDAGAIRSLPPNSTSKLRSMASHDHHHHHSHDHDHHHHHSHGFRDGGGNAAGGSWVGEDGRVWHSHDGLAPHSHEPIYSPGDFTKRAPPLASHAFTDRAFTVGIGGPVGTGKTALMLALCRFLRDKYSLAAVTNDIFTKEDGEFLVKHGALPEERIRAVETGGCPHAAIREDISINLGPLEELSNLYKADLLLCESGGDNLAANFSRELADYIIYIIDVSGGDKIPRKGGPGITQADLLVRHTVINKTDLAPAVGADLAVMERDALRMREGGPFVFAQVKHGVGVEDIVNHILQAWEIATGNKRR, encoded by the exons CCTGCCTCCCAATTCCACCTCCAAGCTCCGATCCATGGCGTCTCacgatcaccaccaccaccactcccACGACCACGATCACCACCACCATCACTCCCACGG TTTCAGGGATGGCGGTGGCAATGCAGCGGGGGGATCGTGGGTCGGGGAGGACGGTCGCGTGTGGCACTCCCACGACGGCCTCGCGCCGCACTCCCACGAGCCCATCTACTCCCCCGGCGACTTCACcaagcgcgcgccgccgctcgcctcgcaTGCCTTCACCGACCGCGCCTTCACCGTCGGAATTGGCGGCCCCGTCGGCACGGG GAAAACTGCCCTGATGTTAGCACTGTGCAGATTCCTACGTGATAAATATAGTCTTGCTGCG GTCACAAACGACATTTTCACAAAAGAAGATGGGGAATTCTTAGTCAAGCATGGAGCACTCCCAGAAGAGCGCATACGTGCAGTGGAAACTGGAGGGTGCCCTCATGCAGCTATACGTGAAGACATCAGTATAAATCTTGGTCCTCTAGAGGAGCTATCGAACTTGTACAAAGCTGATTTGCTACTCTGTGAATCTGGAGGAG ATAACTTGGCTGCTAACTTTAGCCGAGAATTGGCAGACTACATAATCTACATAATTGATGTCTCTGGTGGGGACAAGATACCAAGAAAAGGTGGCCCTGGGATAACCCAAGCTGATCTTTTGGTGCGTCATACT GTGATAAATAAGACAGACCTTGCCCCGGCTGTTGGAGCTGATCTGGCTGTAATGGAACGAGATGCGCTTCGCATGCGGGAAGGAGGGCCTTTTGTGTTTGCACAG GTGAAACACGGAGTGGGTGTGGAGGATATCGTGAATCATATTCTGCAAGCGTGGGAAATTGCAACCGGGAATAAACGCCGATAA
- the LOC120681568 gene encoding urease accessory protein G-like isoform X4, translating to MAEAAGAQAPAHGPEEAPLDAGAIRSLPPNSTSKLRSMASHDHHHHHSHDHDHHHHHSHGDGGGNAAGGSWVGEDGRVWHSHDGLAPHSHEPIYSPGDFTKRAPPLASHAFTDRAFTVGIGGPVGTGKTALMLALCRFLRDKYSLAAVTNDIFTKEDGEFLVKHGALPEERIRAVETGGCPHAAIREDISINLGPLEELSNLYKADLLLCESGGDNLAANFSRELADYIIYIIDVSGGDKIPRKGGPGITQADLLVINKTDLAPAVGADLAVMERDALRMREGGPFVFAQVKHGVGVEDIVNHILQAWEIATGNKRR from the exons CCTGCCTCCCAATTCCACCTCCAAGCTCCGATCCATGGCGTCTCacgatcaccaccaccaccactcccACGACCACGATCACCACCACCATCACTCCCACGG GGATGGCGGTGGCAATGCAGCGGGGGGATCGTGGGTCGGGGAGGACGGTCGCGTGTGGCACTCCCACGACGGCCTCGCGCCGCACTCCCACGAGCCCATCTACTCCCCCGGCGACTTCACcaagcgcgcgccgccgctcgcctcgcaTGCCTTCACCGACCGCGCCTTCACCGTCGGAATTGGCGGCCCCGTCGGCACGGG GAAAACTGCCCTGATGTTAGCACTGTGCAGATTCCTACGTGATAAATATAGTCTTGCTGCG GTCACAAACGACATTTTCACAAAAGAAGATGGGGAATTCTTAGTCAAGCATGGAGCACTCCCAGAAGAGCGCATACGTGCAGTGGAAACTGGAGGGTGCCCTCATGCAGCTATACGTGAAGACATCAGTATAAATCTTGGTCCTCTAGAGGAGCTATCGAACTTGTACAAAGCTGATTTGCTACTCTGTGAATCTGGAGGAG ATAACTTGGCTGCTAACTTTAGCCGAGAATTGGCAGACTACATAATCTACATAATTGATGTCTCTGGTGGGGACAAGATACCAAGAAAAGGTGGCCCTGGGATAACCCAAGCTGATCTTTTG GTGATAAATAAGACAGACCTTGCCCCGGCTGTTGGAGCTGATCTGGCTGTAATGGAACGAGATGCGCTTCGCATGCGGGAAGGAGGGCCTTTTGTGTTTGCACAG GTGAAACACGGAGTGGGTGTGGAGGATATCGTGAATCATATTCTGCAAGCGTGGGAAATTGCAACCGGGAATAAACGCCGATAA
- the LOC120681568 gene encoding urease accessory protein G-like isoform X3, which yields MAEAAGAQAPAHGPEEAPLDAGAIRSLPPNSTSKLRSMASHDHHHHHSHDHDHHHHHSHGFRDGGGNAAGGSWVGEDGRVWHSHDGLAPHSHEPIYSPGDFTKRAPPLASHAFTDRAFTVGIGGPVGTGKTALMLALCRFLRDKYSLAAVTNDIFTKEDGEFLVKHGALPEERIRAVETGGCPHAAIREDISINLGPLEELSNLYKADLLLCESGGDNLAANFSRELADYIIYIIDVSGGDKIPRKGGPGITQADLLVINKTDLAPAVGADLAVMERDALRMREGGPFVFAQVKHGVGVEDIVNHILQAWEIATGNKRR from the exons CCTGCCTCCCAATTCCACCTCCAAGCTCCGATCCATGGCGTCTCacgatcaccaccaccaccactcccACGACCACGATCACCACCACCATCACTCCCACGG TTTCAGGGATGGCGGTGGCAATGCAGCGGGGGGATCGTGGGTCGGGGAGGACGGTCGCGTGTGGCACTCCCACGACGGCCTCGCGCCGCACTCCCACGAGCCCATCTACTCCCCCGGCGACTTCACcaagcgcgcgccgccgctcgcctcgcaTGCCTTCACCGACCGCGCCTTCACCGTCGGAATTGGCGGCCCCGTCGGCACGGG GAAAACTGCCCTGATGTTAGCACTGTGCAGATTCCTACGTGATAAATATAGTCTTGCTGCG GTCACAAACGACATTTTCACAAAAGAAGATGGGGAATTCTTAGTCAAGCATGGAGCACTCCCAGAAGAGCGCATACGTGCAGTGGAAACTGGAGGGTGCCCTCATGCAGCTATACGTGAAGACATCAGTATAAATCTTGGTCCTCTAGAGGAGCTATCGAACTTGTACAAAGCTGATTTGCTACTCTGTGAATCTGGAGGAG ATAACTTGGCTGCTAACTTTAGCCGAGAATTGGCAGACTACATAATCTACATAATTGATGTCTCTGGTGGGGACAAGATACCAAGAAAAGGTGGCCCTGGGATAACCCAAGCTGATCTTTTG GTGATAAATAAGACAGACCTTGCCCCGGCTGTTGGAGCTGATCTGGCTGTAATGGAACGAGATGCGCTTCGCATGCGGGAAGGAGGGCCTTTTGTGTTTGCACAG GTGAAACACGGAGTGGGTGTGGAGGATATCGTGAATCATATTCTGCAAGCGTGGGAAATTGCAACCGGGAATAAACGCCGATAA